The following are encoded together in the Kribbella sp. CA-293567 genome:
- a CDS encoding NUDIX hydrolase produces the protein MTNSDPSAPDPSGADGVRPGDPQPWVLLGEEPGYDGFLTVRRRRYRMANGREADWDVFGPAMNAGVNGGVAVLPLTPDGRIVTVRMFRAGPDRVVTNLPGGLIDPGEDPADAGRRELEEETGYTCDSIEVVGWLWSGSSSVFRKYVAIARGCRPDGKQSLDEFEDCVPAELSTSEFLADLRTPGTMTGTDAAYFALDHAGLL, from the coding sequence GTGACGAACTCCGATCCGTCCGCCCCGGACCCGTCCGGGGCGGACGGCGTACGTCCGGGGGATCCGCAGCCGTGGGTGCTGCTCGGCGAAGAGCCGGGGTACGACGGCTTCCTGACGGTACGCCGCCGGCGCTACCGGATGGCGAACGGCCGAGAAGCCGACTGGGACGTCTTCGGCCCCGCGATGAACGCCGGGGTCAATGGTGGCGTCGCCGTACTTCCGTTGACTCCTGACGGCCGTATCGTCACCGTGCGGATGTTCCGCGCGGGTCCTGACCGCGTCGTCACCAACCTCCCCGGCGGCCTGATCGACCCGGGTGAGGATCCCGCCGACGCGGGCCGGCGTGAGCTGGAGGAGGAGACCGGCTACACCTGCGACTCGATCGAGGTGGTCGGCTGGCTCTGGTCGGGCTCGTCCTCGGTCTTCCGCAAGTACGTCGCGATCGCCCGCGGCTGCCGGCCGGACGGCAAGCAGTCCCTCGACGAGTTCGAGGACTGCGTCCCGGCCGAGCTCAGCACTTCCGAGTTCTTGGCCGACCTCCGCACCCCCGGCACGATGACCGGCACCGACGCGGCGTACTTCGCCCTGGACCACGCCGGCCTGCTGTGA
- the prcA gene encoding proteasome subunit alpha, whose translation MSTPFYVSPEQLMRDRADFARKGIAKGRSAIALQYADGILFVAENRSPALHKVAEIYDRLAFAAVGRYNEFENLRIAGVRLADMRGYSYDRRDVTGRALANAYAQTLGAIFSSGGEKPLEVEILVAEVGASTAEDTIYRLTYDGSIADVRGYAVMGGPAEQVAEYVGEHYSEGISLAGALRLAVDALGHDGTDVRQLEPDQIEVAILDRTRTQVRKFKRISDETLARILAESRPDTSPSEPATHAEAADQANGGNYESESTGDAPVAPPADDTPIAPPEDPDTDRPL comes from the coding sequence ATGAGTACGCCGTTCTACGTCTCGCCCGAACAGTTGATGCGGGACCGGGCCGACTTCGCCCGCAAGGGCATCGCCAAGGGCCGCAGCGCGATCGCCCTGCAGTACGCCGACGGCATCCTGTTCGTGGCGGAGAACCGGTCCCCGGCCCTGCACAAGGTGGCCGAGATCTACGACCGGCTCGCCTTCGCCGCCGTCGGCCGGTACAACGAGTTCGAGAACCTGCGGATCGCCGGCGTGCGCCTGGCCGACATGCGCGGGTACTCCTACGACCGGCGCGACGTCACCGGCCGGGCGCTGGCCAACGCCTACGCCCAGACGCTCGGCGCGATCTTCTCCTCCGGTGGTGAGAAGCCGCTCGAGGTCGAGATCCTGGTCGCCGAGGTCGGCGCCAGCACCGCCGAGGACACGATCTACCGGCTCACCTACGACGGCTCGATCGCGGACGTCCGTGGTTACGCCGTGATGGGTGGCCCGGCCGAGCAGGTCGCGGAGTACGTCGGAGAGCACTACTCCGAGGGCATCTCGCTGGCGGGCGCGCTGCGCCTGGCGGTGGACGCCCTCGGGCACGACGGCACCGACGTACGGCAGCTCGAGCCGGACCAGATCGAGGTCGCGATCCTGGACCGGACCCGCACCCAGGTGCGCAAGTTCAAGCGGATCTCGGACGAGACGCTGGCCCGGATCCTGGCCGAGTCCCGCCCGGACACCTCCCCGTCCGAGCCGGCGACCCATGCCGAAGCGGCCGACCAGGCCAACGGCGGCAACTACGAGAGCGAATCGACCGGAGACGCCCCGGTGGCGCCGCCCGCCGACGACACTCCCATTGCCCCGCCGGAAGACCCGGACACCGACCGCCCGCTGTGA